The following are encoded in a window of Novosphingobium sp. THN1 genomic DNA:
- a CDS encoding alpha-glucosidase: MTIGPGSFCADHDHDDSAWWQSAVGYQIYPASFADSNGDGIGDIPGIISKLDHLADLGIGFIWLSPVYASPMVDNGYDISDYRAINPIFGTMDDMDRLIAEARARKIGIVMDLVVNHTSDQHPWFRAARADRHSPYRDYYIWRDQPPVKGSAADIEASFGGPAWSRDAESGDWYFHLFAPQQPDLNWTNPALRAEIQAMMNWWLDKGVAGFRMDVIDLIGKQPEAGIVADGPELHRYLQEMHEATLAGRNAVTVGEAWSATPENAPLYSAPQRREVSMVFQFGHVTQFWDDKLGKWKPKPIDWPQLKATFATWQAALHDKGWNSLFWGNHDLPRAVSRYGDEGEHRVASAKALATILHLMEGTPYIYQGEEIGMTNAEFSRIDQYRDVETLNFHRIQLTEGVDEWAFLAGARANSRDNARTPMQWSAESHAGFTNGNPWISVNANYPALNVEQDRADHDGVFQRYRRLIALRKEHAVIRHGDFRLFLPDHPALVVYERSLGTDTLLVIANMSRETIDLPQSDIPAVQGSDIMTGRQVSTHPGARLEAYEAFAIWL, encoded by the coding sequence ATGACCATTGGTCCCGGTTCGTTTTGCGCGGATCATGATCACGACGATTCCGCTTGGTGGCAATCGGCGGTCGGCTACCAAATATATCCGGCCAGCTTTGCCGACAGCAACGGCGACGGCATTGGCGACATTCCCGGGATCATCAGCAAGCTCGATCATCTCGCTGACTTGGGTATCGGCTTTATTTGGCTTTCGCCGGTCTATGCTTCCCCAATGGTCGATAATGGCTACGACATCTCCGATTATCGGGCGATAAACCCGATCTTTGGCACGATGGACGATATGGATCGCCTGATTGCCGAGGCGCGTGCGCGCAAGATTGGCATTGTCATGGATCTGGTGGTCAACCATACTTCGGATCAGCATCCGTGGTTCCGCGCTGCGCGAGCGGATCGGCATTCGCCCTACCGGGACTACTACATCTGGCGCGACCAGCCACCGGTCAAAGGTTCGGCCGCCGATATCGAGGCGTCGTTCGGTGGCCCGGCATGGAGCAGGGACGCCGAGAGCGGCGACTGGTATTTCCACCTCTTCGCCCCGCAGCAACCAGATCTCAACTGGACCAACCCGGCCCTGCGGGCCGAAATCCAAGCCATGATGAACTGGTGGCTCGACAAGGGTGTCGCCGGCTTCCGGATGGACGTGATCGATTTGATCGGCAAACAGCCCGAGGCGGGGATCGTTGCCGATGGCCCGGAGCTCCATCGCTACCTGCAGGAAATGCACGAAGCGACGCTCGCCGGGCGGAACGCGGTCACTGTCGGCGAAGCGTGGAGCGCTACTCCTGAAAACGCTCCGCTCTACAGCGCGCCTCAACGCCGCGAGGTTTCGATGGTGTTCCAGTTTGGCCATGTCACCCAGTTCTGGGACGACAAGCTGGGTAAGTGGAAACCAAAGCCTATCGACTGGCCCCAGCTGAAGGCGACGTTCGCCACCTGGCAAGCCGCGCTCCACGACAAAGGATGGAACTCGCTGTTCTGGGGCAACCATGACCTGCCGCGTGCAGTCTCGCGCTACGGCGATGAGGGCGAGCATCGCGTCGCATCGGCAAAGGCACTGGCGACAATCCTGCACCTGATGGAGGGCACCCCCTACATCTATCAGGGCGAAGAAATCGGCATGACCAACGCAGAGTTCAGCCGCATCGATCAGTACCGGGATGTTGAAACGCTGAACTTCCACCGCATCCAACTCACCGAAGGCGTGGACGAGTGGGCATTTCTGGCCGGTGCTCGTGCCAACAGCCGCGACAACGCGCGAACCCCGATGCAGTGGTCAGCCGAAAGCCACGCAGGGTTCACTAATGGCAACCCATGGATCTCCGTCAACGCGAACTATCCTGCGCTCAACGTGGAACAGGACCGCGCCGATCATGATGGCGTGTTCCAGCGCTATCGCCGCCTGATCGCGCTGCGGAAAGAACACGCGGTTATCCGCCACGGCGATTTCCGCTTGTTCCTGCCCGATCATCCAGCGCTAGTGGTCTATGAACGCAGCCTCGGCACTGACACGCTGCTGGTGATTGCCAACATGTCGCGCGAGACCATCGACCTGCCCCAGTCCGACATTCCTGCGGTACAGGGGTCAGACATCATGACCGGCCGACAGGTTTCGACCCACCCAGGCGCCAGGTTGGAAGCGTATGAGGCTTTTGCCATCTGGCTCTGA
- a CDS encoding aldo/keto reductase has translation MHSRTLGQSGLSVSALGYGCMGIDFGYSSKLSRADGIAMIRAAVERGVTFFDTAEVYGPWTNEDMVGEALEPFRDEVVIATKFGFNIDPDSGAMRGVDSRPEQIRRVCEASLKRLRVDAIDLFYQHRVDPKVPIEDVAGTVRDLIAEGKVKHFGMSEPGAATIRRAHAVQPVAALQNEYSLWTRQVETNGIFDACHELGIGLVPYSPLGKGFLAGGIASAEQVAEGDFRGTLPRFQAEAFAHNLKLLDLVKKIAADRGATPAQIALAWLLAKAPFIVPIPGTTKLHRLEENLGAADIALSPKDLAEIEALLATVSVEGARYTPAGEAATGL, from the coding sequence ATGCATAGTCGCACTCTGGGCCAATCTGGCCTCTCTGTTTCCGCCCTCGGCTATGGCTGCATGGGCATCGACTTCGGTTACAGCAGCAAGCTGTCTCGCGCTGATGGCATTGCCATGATCCGCGCCGCCGTTGAACGTGGCGTCACGTTCTTCGACACTGCCGAAGTCTACGGCCCATGGACAAACGAGGACATGGTCGGCGAAGCCCTTGAACCGTTCCGCGACGAGGTCGTGATCGCAACCAAGTTCGGCTTCAATATCGACCCCGACAGTGGCGCAATGCGCGGCGTGGATAGCCGCCCCGAACAGATCCGTCGCGTCTGCGAGGCTTCGCTCAAGCGTTTGCGCGTCGATGCGATCGATCTGTTCTACCAGCACCGCGTCGATCCCAAGGTGCCAATCGAGGACGTGGCGGGCACAGTGCGGGACCTGATCGCAGAGGGCAAGGTCAAGCACTTCGGCATGTCGGAGCCGGGCGCCGCCACGATACGGCGCGCCCACGCGGTGCAGCCCGTAGCGGCACTTCAGAACGAATACTCGCTGTGGACGCGGCAGGTGGAGACAAACGGTATTTTTGACGCCTGCCATGAACTCGGCATCGGCCTTGTGCCCTATTCGCCGCTCGGCAAGGGCTTCCTTGCTGGCGGTATCGCCAGCGCCGAGCAGGTGGCCGAAGGTGACTTCCGCGGCACCCTGCCGCGCTTTCAGGCCGAAGCTTTCGCTCACAACCTGAAGTTGCTGGACCTTGTGAAGAAAATCGCGGCTGACCGTGGCGCGACCCCTGCGCAGATCGCGCTCGCATGGCTCTTGGCCAAAGCACCCTTCATCGTGCCGATCCCTGGCACTACCAAGCTGCATCGGCTCGAGGAAAACCTTGGCGCAGCAGACATCGCCCTCTCGCCTAAGGATCTTGCCGAGATTGAAGCGCTCCTGGCGACCGTAAGCGTGGAAGGAGCGCGCTACACTCCTGCTGGTGAGGCAGCGACTGGTCTTTGA
- a CDS encoding LysR family transcriptional regulator, with amino-acid sequence MMRDELGDLSTFLVVAEERSFTRAAARLGTSQSAISNAVRRLEAHLDIKLLARTTRSVSPTEAGEQLLATLRPALSDIRQQITLLAKLRERPSGTVRITTSRHAAQTVLWPAVDAVLARYPEIQIELSIDGALTNIVADRFDAGVRLGESLEKDMIAVRIGPDLRMAVVGSPDYLTKHAPPKTPRDLIAHRCINLRMATRGNLYAWEFEKAGQTLNVRVEGALIVNDSTLAIEAALAGRGLACVIEDDDLHEHLASGQLVRLLADWCPPFAGHHLYYPDRRNLSPAFRVLLEELRARAQRDGSQHDEQTMPRV; translated from the coding sequence ATGATGCGCGATGAGCTGGGCGATCTGTCGACGTTTCTGGTCGTCGCCGAGGAGCGCAGCTTCACCCGTGCGGCGGCGAGATTGGGAACGTCGCAATCGGCAATCAGCAATGCCGTGCGCCGGCTGGAAGCTCATCTCGATATCAAGTTGCTTGCGCGCACAACGCGCAGCGTGAGCCCCACCGAAGCCGGGGAGCAATTGCTTGCAACCCTGCGGCCAGCACTCAGCGACATTCGGCAGCAGATCACCTTGCTGGCCAAGCTACGTGAGCGCCCCTCCGGCACTGTGCGCATCACCACCAGCCGTCATGCTGCCCAAACGGTCCTGTGGCCTGCGGTCGATGCAGTGCTGGCCCGCTATCCCGAGATTCAGATCGAATTGTCGATCGACGGTGCTCTGACCAACATCGTGGCGGACAGGTTCGATGCGGGTGTGCGCCTGGGCGAGAGCCTGGAGAAGGACATGATTGCAGTGCGCATAGGCCCGGACTTGCGCATGGCCGTAGTAGGTTCACCTGACTACCTCACAAAGCATGCGCCGCCGAAAACTCCACGTGACCTGATTGCGCACCGCTGCATCAACTTGCGCATGGCGACCCGCGGCAATCTCTATGCGTGGGAATTCGAGAAGGCGGGGCAGACTCTGAACGTGCGCGTGGAGGGGGCTCTGATCGTCAACGATAGCACTCTGGCGATCGAGGCAGCACTGGCTGGTCGCGGCCTGGCCTGTGTAATCGAAGACGACGACCTGCACGAGCATCTTGCGTCTGGCCAACTGGTCCGCTTGCTTGCCGACTGGTGCCCGCCTTTTGCCGGCCATCACCTGTACTACCCCGATCGGCGCAATCTCTCGCCAGCGTTTCGCGTGCTTCTGGAGGAGTTGCGTGCGAGGGCTCAGCGAGACGGCTCGCAGCATGACGAGCAAACCATGCCGCGTGTGTAA
- a CDS encoding SDR family oxidoreductase has translation MDVVVIIGAGGIGEAIARRQGFGRKLLLADCNATVLEAAAQRLTDAGYQVQTQPVDTTMRQSVEALATRAAALGTVVQVVNTAGASPNMAGPERVLEVDLYGSALVFEVFESVIAPGGAGLIVSSMAGHMLPQLPADQEQALAFTPADKLLALPFLGREFVPDSMVAYCLAKRANALRVRAAALSWGNRGARVNAVSPGIVVTPLARHELASPIGDGYRAMVDASPAGRMAPPEEIALACAWLLGPDAGFVTGTDLLIDGGIIAAMFAGKIRQPG, from the coding sequence ATGGACGTTGTAGTTATCATCGGCGCGGGCGGTATCGGCGAGGCAATCGCACGCAGGCAGGGGTTCGGCCGCAAGCTGCTGCTGGCAGATTGCAACGCTACCGTCCTTGAAGCCGCCGCACAGCGCCTGACCGATGCCGGCTATCAGGTGCAAACGCAGCCGGTTGACACCACCATGCGCCAGTCTGTCGAAGCGCTGGCTACGCGTGCGGCCGCACTTGGCACGGTCGTTCAGGTCGTCAACACCGCTGGTGCATCACCCAACATGGCTGGGCCCGAGCGGGTGCTTGAAGTCGATCTTTATGGCTCGGCGCTGGTGTTCGAGGTGTTCGAAAGCGTGATTGCACCCGGCGGGGCGGGCTTGATCGTCTCGAGCATGGCGGGCCACATGCTGCCCCAGCTTCCAGCTGACCAGGAACAGGCACTGGCCTTCACGCCCGCCGATAAACTGCTTGCCTTGCCGTTCCTCGGGCGTGAGTTCGTGCCGGATTCGATGGTCGCCTATTGCCTGGCCAAGCGGGCCAACGCGCTGCGGGTACGGGCGGCGGCATTGTCATGGGGCAACCGGGGGGCGCGGGTCAATGCGGTCAGTCCCGGCATCGTGGTGACCCCGCTCGCGCGCCACGAACTCGCTTCCCCAATCGGTGATGGCTACCGGGCGATGGTCGATGCGTCGCCTGCAGGCCGGATGGCGCCGCCTGAGGAAATCGCTCTAGCCTGCGCATGGCTGCTTGGACCGGATGCCGGCTTCGTGACCGGCACCGATCTGCTGATCGACGGCGGCATCATTGCCGCGATGTTTGCGGGCAAGATCCGGCAGCCCGGCTAA